The Coprobacillus cateniformis DNA window AACACTTATGCGTATCTTTATGAAAAATGCTTATATGAAGAAATTTGATATTGCTCTTTGTGTAAGAATCATTCTGTTTTCCAGTTTGTTTCTGTTTTTACATATTTTTGTAATCTCGGTAAAAATAGTGACATGTCTAAGCATATATGAATTTATGGAATTCCTTTTCCTTGGTTTGTTTTTATTCTGAAGTGCAATATGATCCTCATCAGCAACGATATGAAGATTATCACAAGTGATGGGTTTATTAAGGTATGGCATAAAGACATCTGTTTTCAGCTTTTTGATTTGGTAATAGGCAAATGACTTAGATAATCCAAAGGGTTGTGTAGCTTTTCTGTAACTGTCATGATCACAAGAAACATTATGAAAGATTTGTGAGACAACCTGATTTGTGACTCTCTGATATTGAGATATGCCAAGCAGATAATCAATATAATGAAAAGAATTTCCAGTTGACCTATTTGTATAGCGTCTTCTTGTAAAAGTTATAGTGCCAAATAAAGTAACAAGAGTTCTAGGCTGCTTGTCTTTAGAGTAATAGGAATTCTTTCTTTCATCAGAATGAAAGAAGCATTCATCAATATTGCGAAGATAATCAATAAAAAGTTGTTGAATCAATTGAGAAGAGAAATTGAGATAATTAGATTCCCATAATAAGGGATTATGAGATGAATATATAGAGGAATCAAAAAAATGAAAAGGGGTTGAAATAGGTTGAAAGTGTGATAAAATAATAGACATAGAAATCCTCCTGATTTATGTGTGGTAACTTAAATTATACAGGATTTCTTTTTTTATTTCATCTCCCCAACAATTTTACACTATCGAATACAAGCATTAATTTGTAATGGTAACTGAAATGTGCTATTATAATTACCATAATTTGATTGTGTTAATGTCGTGATTTCCACAATCAAATCATACCAAAAAAGTGGTGTTTTCTCACCTAATTCTAGATGAAACTCATCACTTTTTTGTATTCAAGAAACTATTTATCTGTTACAGCCTCTTTTCTTTATGTGAACTGACCATTAGATCTATGGGCCTTTTCATCATAAAAATTCATGTTGTTTTCCATAGTCTAAGCATATTTCAAAAAAATCCTTTGATAATGAAGAGAGATATTTATTTTTATGATAAATAATATGATATGACCTTTTGATATTTAATTCAGAAACAAAAATTTCTTTTACTCTTTTTTCTTCTATTGCATCTTTTACCAACATAAATGGTAAAGTAGAAATTCCTAAACCTGCTTCAACACTTCTCACAATAGCTTGTGTACTGCTACTTTCCATTGCAAATTCAATAGAATACTGATGTGATACAAAAATACTATTGACAAGATTATAAACTGAACTTCCTTGTTCTCTCATTAAAAATGGATAATCAAGTAAATCAGCAAGTTGTAAATCGTTTTTGAATAAGAGTGGATGATTTAGACAGACTATAGTAGAAAGATAATCAGACATAAACGGAATCTGAATAATATTCTCATTTTGAAGATGAGTTTCAACAAGTGCAAAATCAATCTTATTTTCGATAATTAACTTTTCTAATGTTTCAGAATTATACACAAACATTTTAATCTTTAAGTTTGGATATTTTTTCTTTAATAATTGAACAACATGAGGTAAGACATAATGACCAATTGTCATACTGCTGCCAATCCTAATCATACCTTCCTCTTCCCAATTCTTTATACCTTTTTCCATTTCTGAAAACAATGAAATAATATGAACTGCATATTCATAGAATTGCTTTGCTGCAATTGTTGGAAAGATTTTTCTATTCATACGATCAAAAAATTGAACAGAATAATAATTTTCCATTTCTTTAATGGCTAAACTGATAGAAGGTTGAGCAATGTGCATCTTTTGTGCTGCTTTGGTAATACTTTGATTTTCATAGACTTGAATAAAAATAAGCAAATGGCGTAATGTCATAAAAGAACTCCTTTCAATACATAACAAAATTATTATATATATTATATAATAATAGTATTTTACTTATTTTTCAAGACAATGTATGATGTGACTATGGAGGTAGACATATGAACATAGAAAAATATAAATTAAGAAAGCTCTTTCTTTCAACTTTATATTTAAGTGCTTTTACTTTTGGTGGCGGTTATGTCATAGTGACATTAATGCGCAAAAAGTTTGTCAGTGAATATCATTGGATAGATGAGGATGAAATGTTAGATCTAATTGCTATTGCACAATCTGCACCAGGTGCAATTGCAGTGAATGGAGCCATTGTTGTAGGATATAAATTAGCAGGCATGCTAGGTGTGCTTGTTTCAGTGATTGCAACGATTATTCCTCCTTTTGTCATTATTTCTGCTATCTCAGTTTGTTATAATGCTTTTCGTACAAATTTACTTGTATCTTTGATGTTAGAAGGTATGCAGGCTGGAGTAGGAGCCGTGATTGCTTCCGTTGTTTTTGAAATGGGATCAGGTATTGTTAAAGAAAAAAATCCTTTTTCACTCATCATTATGACAGTGTCTTTTATTGTCACTTATTTTTTCAATGTCAATGTTGTTTATGTCATACTGGTATGTATTGCTCTAGGACTCATCAAGACATTTGTACAAAAAGGAAGTGAAATGATATGATTTATTTGCAATTGTTTTTAAGTTTTTTACAAATTGGTGCTTTTAGTTTTGGTGGTGGTTATGCTGCTATGCCACTCATTCAAAATCAAGTTGTTGATTTACACCATTGGTTAAGTTTATCAGAGTTTACAGATCTGGTAACTATTTCACAAATGACTCCTGGTCCTATTGCTGTCAATTCTGCAACATTTGTTGGTATCAAAATAGCTGGTATCCCTGGTGCCATTGTTGCAACATTAGGATGTATTTTACCCGCTTGTATCATTGTGACAATCATTGCATGGCTCTATTTAAAATATCGCAATATGAAATCATTACAAGTTGTTTTGAGTACACTACGTCCAGCCGTTGTTTCACTCATTGCAACAGCAGGCTTAACAATTATTATTTCAGCAATCTTTGGTGAACTTGGAATCAGTATCAATACAATAAAAATACAAATGGTTGTTATTTTTGGTATCTGTATGTTCTTATTAATGAAATGGAAAATGAATCCAATCTTTGTTATGGTATTGGCTGGAATTTTAAATGTTATTCAATATTTTGTTGTGGGAAATTTATTATGAAATTGAAAAGAAGATAATTCACTATTTAGTAGATAGTTTTTTATCTTCTTTTTGATTTAAACATAGAAATACATGATTTTCATTTATTTTATATGCTGTCATTATCTTTTTTCCACAACTTATATACAAATATCACTTCAATCAGAAATGTCACACTCATTCCAATCGTTACATCTGTTAAAAAATGAGCCCCCACAATAATTCTTGAAAAAGCAACTGTTAATGTAAATATAACACCAATAAAGAATAACAAATTTTCTTTTCCTTTCAATTTTTGGCAAATCACTGGTAGAACACCTAGCAAAAGAGCACATGCAGCATTACCAGTATGTCCAGAAGGAAATGATTTGAATTCTTCAGCAGCTATCCCCAATGCCATCAAATGGTCTTTCATATCACTTCCAATAACCCACCAAGGTTGAAACACTTGATTTTGTGCCGTTATCATACGCATTCTTGGACGAGCCCAAGGAATTTTAATAATATTGATAATAATCATTTCCAGAAACATAACACCAATAAAAAGAATGATGACCTTCTTAATTTGCTGACGATTTGCATCTTGTGTGAGTTTTAACATAATAAAATTAACAACTCCAACAAGTATAACTGCAATGATTAGACTTAAAACTATTGACATATGAGGAATATATAACATAGGATCCATTGTTATTCCAAGAATAGCAAAAGCATTGAGCAAAATTCCAAATAAATAACTGAGAATAAGTAATACTTTCTTTTGATGATCAGCAATTTTAATGAGTAAAGTTCCAGCTGTACTTATACATAACATGGCTGGAAGTTGTCCATAACTTGCAAATAACATTCCAAATAAACTATCAGGATCAAATAATGCTGTAGAAATTTGAAAATCAAAAAATGAACCTACAATCATAAATACCAACAATAAAAT harbors:
- a CDS encoding chromate transporter, producing the protein MIYLQLFLSFLQIGAFSFGGGYAAMPLIQNQVVDLHHWLSLSEFTDLVTISQMTPGPIAVNSATFVGIKIAGIPGAIVATLGCILPACIIVTIIAWLYLKYRNMKSLQVVLSTLRPAVVSLIATAGLTIIISAIFGELGISINTIKIQMVVIFGICMFLLMKWKMNPIFVMVLAGILNVIQYFVVGNLL
- a CDS encoding phosphatase PAP2 family protein → MKVFEKKNCLFVGILLLVFMIVGSFFDFQISTALFDPDSLFGMLFASYGQLPAMLCISTAGTLLIKIADHQKKVLLILSYLFGILLNAFAILGITMDPMLYIPHMSIVLSLIIAVILVGVVNFIMLKLTQDANRQQIKKVIILFIGVMFLEMIIINIIKIPWARPRMRMITAQNQVFQPWWVIGSDMKDHLMALGIAAEEFKSFPSGHTGNAACALLLGVLPVICQKLKGKENLLFFIGVIFTLTVAFSRIIVGAHFLTDVTIGMSVTFLIEVIFVYKLWKKDNDSI
- a CDS encoding LysR family transcriptional regulator, with translation MTLRHLLIFIQVYENQSITKAAQKMHIAQPSISLAIKEMENYYSVQFFDRMNRKIFPTIAAKQFYEYAVHIISLFSEMEKGIKNWEEEGMIRIGSSMTIGHYVLPHVVQLLKKKYPNLKIKMFVYNSETLEKLIIENKIDFALVETHLQNENIIQIPFMSDYLSTIVCLNHPLLFKNDLQLADLLDYPFLMREQGSSVYNLVNSIFVSHQYSIEFAMESSSTQAIVRSVEAGLGISTLPFMLVKDAIEEKRVKEIFVSELNIKRSYHIIYHKNKYLSSLSKDFFEICLDYGKQHEFL
- a CDS encoding chromate transporter, with protein sequence MNIEKYKLRKLFLSTLYLSAFTFGGGYVIVTLMRKKFVSEYHWIDEDEMLDLIAIAQSAPGAIAVNGAIVVGYKLAGMLGVLVSVIATIIPPFVIISAISVCYNAFRTNLLVSLMLEGMQAGVGAVIASVVFEMGSGIVKEKNPFSLIIMTVSFIVTYFFNVNVVYVILVCIALGLIKTFVQKGSEMI
- a CDS encoding UPF0236 family transposase-like protein, giving the protein MSIILSHFQPISTPFHFFDSSIYSSHNPLLWESNYLNFSSQLIQQLFIDYLRNIDECFFHSDERKNSYYSKDKQPRTLVTLFGTITFTRRRYTNRSTGNSFHYIDYLLGISQYQRVTNQVVSQIFHNVSCDHDSYRKATQPFGLSKSFAYYQIKKLKTDVFMPYLNKPITCDNLHIVADEDHIALQNKNKPRKRNSINSYMLRHVTIFTEITKICKNRNKLENRMILTQRAISNFFI